From one Pseudomonas sp. B21-048 genomic stretch:
- the motA gene encoding flagellar motor stator protein MotA, with amino-acid sequence MAKIIGIIVVFASVLGGYVLSHGKIAALIQPFEVMIIGGAALGAFLQANPGYMTMHVLKKSLGMFSSRFNHTFYLEVLGLIYEILNKSRREGMMAIEGDIEDAAASPIFAKYPAVLKDERMTAFICDYLRIMSSGNMAPHELEGLFDMELYSLKEDLEHPAHAVNGIADAMPGFGIVAAVLGIVVTMASLGEGDQKSIGLHVGAALVGTFFGILAAYGFFGPLATSLGHDAKEELNIYEAIKASLVASASGMPPSLAVEFGRKVLYPAHRPSFAELEQAVRGR; translated from the coding sequence ATGGCTAAAATTATCGGCATCATCGTCGTATTCGCGAGCGTGCTCGGCGGATACGTGCTTTCCCACGGCAAGATTGCCGCTCTCATCCAGCCTTTCGAGGTGATGATTATCGGGGGGGCGGCCCTTGGCGCATTTCTGCAGGCCAACCCTGGTTACATGACGATGCATGTGCTCAAGAAATCCTTGGGTATGTTCAGCTCGCGTTTCAACCACACCTTCTACCTGGAAGTGTTGGGCCTGATTTACGAGATCCTCAACAAGAGCCGCCGCGAAGGCATGATGGCGATCGAAGGCGACATCGAAGATGCCGCCGCGAGCCCGATCTTCGCCAAGTACCCGGCGGTGCTCAAAGACGAACGCATGACCGCGTTCATCTGCGATTACCTGCGCATCATGTCCTCCGGCAACATGGCTCCCCATGAGCTGGAAGGCCTGTTCGACATGGAGCTCTACAGCCTCAAGGAAGACCTGGAACACCCTGCCCACGCGGTGAACGGCATTGCCGACGCCATGCCCGGTTTCGGTATCGTCGCGGCGGTATTGGGCATCGTGGTGACCATGGCGTCCCTGGGTGAAGGTGATCAGAAATCCATCGGCCTGCACGTGGGTGCGGCCCTCGTCGGTACCTTCTTCGGTATTCTCGCGGCGTACGGCTTCTTCGGCCCATTGGCCACTTCCCTGGGCCACGATGCCAAGGAAGAACTGAACATCTACGAAGCCATCAAGGCTTCGCTGGTGGCTTCGGCTTCCGGGATGCCGCCGTCGCTGGCGGTGGAGTTCGGTCGCAAGGTTCTGTACCCGGCGCACCGTCCTAGCTTCGCTGAGCTGGAACAAGCGGTTCGCGGTCGCTAA
- the motB gene encoding flagellar motor protein MotB has protein sequence MENNQPIIIKRVKRIAGGHHGGAWKIAFADFATAMMAFFLVLWLLSTATPEQKIAIAGYFKDPVGFSESGTPYIIDLGGTPTLAPESTLNPEVKSQPQPDKVTIDAEQVEGMAEQVEKERLELLLQELQNKVEENPQLKKFKDQILFEITPDGLRIQIVDAENRPMFDSGSARLKPYFEDILLAMADTIKAVPNKISISGHTDAKPYSGTGDFGNWELSANRANAARRALVAGSYPDAQVARVVGYASSALFDRENPFNPVNRRIDIVVLTKKAQKAIEGSQGAEPAPVPKQGQGGPGEMPAPPVDPNALPADKEPLPAHELRERLNLFDNPAPKPAEAPKQ, from the coding sequence ATGGAAAATAACCAGCCGATAATCATCAAGCGCGTCAAGCGCATCGCCGGCGGGCATCACGGAGGCGCCTGGAAAATCGCCTTCGCGGACTTCGCGACCGCGATGATGGCGTTCTTCCTGGTGTTGTGGCTGCTGTCCACCGCGACGCCGGAACAGAAGATTGCCATCGCCGGTTACTTCAAGGACCCGGTCGGGTTTTCCGAAAGCGGTACGCCGTACATCATCGACCTGGGGGGCACGCCGACCCTGGCGCCGGAGAGCACCCTCAACCCCGAGGTGAAATCTCAGCCGCAGCCAGACAAGGTGACCATCGACGCTGAGCAAGTTGAAGGCATGGCCGAGCAGGTCGAGAAGGAACGCCTCGAACTGTTGCTGCAAGAACTGCAGAACAAGGTCGAAGAGAACCCGCAGCTGAAGAAGTTCAAGGACCAGATTCTGTTCGAAATCACGCCGGACGGTTTGCGCATCCAGATCGTGGACGCCGAAAACCGGCCGATGTTTGACTCCGGCAGTGCGCGTCTGAAGCCGTATTTCGAAGACATCCTGCTGGCCATGGCCGACACCATCAAAGCGGTGCCGAACAAGATCAGCATCAGCGGCCATACCGATGCCAAGCCGTACTCGGGCACTGGCGACTTCGGTAACTGGGAACTCTCGGCCAATCGCGCCAACGCGGCTCGTCGTGCGTTGGTCGCGGGCAGTTATCCGGACGCTCAGGTCGCGCGGGTGGTCGGTTACGCCTCGTCGGCGCTGTTTGACCGTGAGAACCCGTTCAATCCGGTCAACCGCCGTATCGACATCGTGGTACTGACCAAGAAAGCCCAGAAGGCCATTGAAGGTTCGCAAGGTGCAGAGCCTGCGCCAGTGCCGAAGCAAGGGCAGGGTGGCCCGGGCGAAATGCCCGCGCCGCCAGTCGATCCGAATGCCTTGCCGGCGGATAAGGAGCCACTGCCGGCCCATGAGCTTCGGGAGCGGTTGAATCTGTTTGATAATCCGGCGCCGAAACCAGCGGAAGCGCCGAAGCAGTGA
- the rsgA gene encoding small ribosomal subunit biogenesis GTPase RsgA: protein MAKRQLNRRQNWRIEKIQGERAARAAKRESSAVEALEGGDLGPEQTGLVIAHFGVQVEVEALDGELAGQVFRCHLRANLPALVTGDQVVWRAGNQGIGVIVAQLPRKTELCRPDSRGQLKPVAANVDLIVIVFAPLPEPHANLIDRYLVAAEHAGIRPLLLLNKFDLIDEQNAPALNALLAVYRTLGYPVLEVSAHHGNGMEQLQKQLDGHISVFVGQSGVGKSSLVNSLLPEVDTRVGPLSELSGQGTHTTTTARLFHFPGGGELIDSPGIREFGLGHVSRADVEAGFIEFNDLIGTCRFRDCKHDREPGCALLKALEEGRVQQQRMNSYRSIIASLPESSY from the coding sequence ATGGCCAAACGCCAACTCAATCGTCGTCAAAACTGGCGCATCGAAAAGATTCAGGGCGAGCGCGCTGCCCGCGCCGCCAAACGCGAGTCCTCGGCTGTCGAGGCACTCGAAGGTGGCGACCTGGGTCCGGAACAGACCGGCCTGGTGATCGCGCACTTCGGTGTGCAGGTCGAAGTCGAGGCCCTCGATGGCGAATTGGCCGGCCAGGTGTTCCGCTGCCATTTGCGCGCCAACCTGCCAGCGCTGGTGACCGGCGATCAGGTTGTGTGGCGTGCCGGCAACCAGGGCATCGGCGTGATCGTGGCGCAACTGCCGCGTAAAACCGAGCTCTGCCGTCCCGACAGCCGTGGCCAGCTCAAGCCGGTGGCGGCCAACGTCGACTTGATCGTTATCGTCTTCGCCCCGTTGCCCGAGCCTCACGCCAACCTGATCGATCGTTATCTGGTCGCTGCGGAACACGCCGGTATTCGGCCGTTGCTGCTGCTGAACAAATTCGACTTGATCGACGAGCAGAACGCCCCGGCACTGAATGCCTTGCTGGCGGTTTACCGCACGCTGGGTTACCCGGTGCTGGAAGTGTCGGCCCACCACGGCAATGGCATGGAGCAGTTGCAGAAGCAGCTGGACGGGCACATCAGCGTATTCGTCGGCCAGTCCGGTGTCGGCAAGTCGTCGCTGGTCAACAGCCTGCTGCCGGAAGTCGACACCCGCGTCGGCCCGCTGTCCGAGCTGTCGGGCCAGGGCACCCACACCACGACTACCGCGCGGTTGTTCCACTTCCCCGGTGGCGGTGAGTTGATCGACTCCCCGGGTATCCGCGAGTTCGGCCTGGGTCACGTCAGCCGTGCCGACGTCGAAGCCGGTTTCATCGAGTTCAACGACCTGATCGGCACCTGCCGTTTCCGCGATTGCAAGCACGACCGCGAGCCAGGATGTGCGCTGCTCAAGGCCCTCGAAGAAGGTCGCGTGCAGCAGCAACGGATGAACAGTTATCGGTCGATCATCGCCAGCTTGCCGGAAAGCAGCTATTAG
- the orn gene encoding oligoribonuclease — MQNPLNLIWIDLEMTGLNPDTDVIIEMATIVTDSNLNTLAEGPVIAIHHSDEILAGMDEWNTRQHGGSGLTQRVRDSRISMAEAEAETIAFLEKWVPKGKSPICGNSICQDRRFLYTHMKSLESYFHYRNLDVSTLKELAARWAPDVRDSFKKGSTHLALDDIRESIAELQHYRKNFIKF, encoded by the coding sequence ATGCAAAACCCGCTAAATCTGATCTGGATCGACCTGGAAATGACCGGTCTGAACCCTGATACCGACGTCATCATCGAGATGGCCACTATCGTCACCGACAGTAATTTGAACACCTTGGCCGAAGGTCCGGTGATCGCCATCCATCACAGCGACGAGATCCTCGCCGGTATGGACGAGTGGAATACCCGTCAGCACGGCGGCTCCGGGCTGACCCAACGAGTTCGCGACAGCCGCATCAGCATGGCCGAAGCCGAAGCCGAGACCATCGCCTTCCTGGAGAAATGGGTGCCGAAGGGCAAGTCGCCGATCTGTGGCAACAGCATCTGCCAGGACCGTCGCTTCCTTTATACCCACATGAAGTCGCTGGAAAGCTACTTCCACTACCGCAACCTCGACGTGTCGACTCTTAAAGAGCTGGCCGCGCGCTGGGCGCCGGACGTACGCGACAGCTTCAAAAAGGGCAGCACACACCTGGCCCTGGACGACATCCGCGAATCGATCGCCGAGCTGCAGCACTACCGCAAGAATTTCATCAAGTTCTGA
- a CDS encoding trimeric intracellular cation channel family protein: protein MLLMLYLIAITAEAMTGALSAGRRGMDWFGVVLIACVTALGGGSVRDVLLGHYPLTWVKHPEYLVLTSVAAMLTIFIARWMRHLRSLFLVLDAVGLVAFTLIGCMTALEMGHGMLVASVSGVITGVFGGILRDIFCNDIPLIFRRELYASVSFAAAWCYLLCLYLQLPGEQAILITLFGGFLLRLLAIRFHWEMPKFVYNDEA, encoded by the coding sequence ATGTTGCTGATGCTCTACCTGATAGCCATTACTGCCGAAGCCATGACTGGCGCCTTGTCTGCGGGCCGTCGCGGCATGGACTGGTTTGGCGTGGTGCTGATTGCATGCGTCACAGCGCTGGGTGGCGGTTCGGTGCGTGACGTGTTGCTTGGCCACTACCCGCTGACCTGGGTCAAACACCCGGAATACCTGGTGCTGACCTCTGTCGCGGCGATGCTGACGATCTTCATCGCCCGCTGGATGCGCCATCTGCGTTCGCTGTTTCTGGTGCTCGACGCCGTGGGTTTGGTGGCGTTCACCCTGATCGGCTGCATGACTGCCCTGGAAATGGGCCATGGCATGCTGGTGGCGTCGGTCAGCGGTGTGATCACCGGGGTGTTCGGTGGCATCCTGCGGGACATCTTCTGCAACGACATTCCGCTGATCTTCCGCCGCGAGCTCTATGCCAGTGTCTCGTTTGCGGCGGCGTGGTGTTATCTGCTCTGCCTCTACCTGCAATTACCCGGTGAACAGGCGATCCTGATCACCCTGTTCGGCGGCTTCCTGCTGCGCTTGCTGGCGATCCGTTTCCACTGGGAAATGCCCAAGTTTGTTTATAACGACGAGGCTTGA
- the queG gene encoding tRNA epoxyqueuosine(34) reductase QueG, with protein MPAITTDMPALAQSIKDWGRELGFQQVGISGLDLAEHEQHLERWLEAGYHGEMEYMGAHGSKRSHPEELVPGTLRVVSLRMDYLPGDTEMAKRLAEPEKAYVSRYALGRDYHKLIRKRVQQLAEKIQAVIGPFGYRAFVDSAPVLEKAIAEQAGLGWIGKNTLVLNRKAGSYFFLSELFVDLPLPVDPPHVTEHCGRCTACLDICPTNAFVGPYVLDARRCISYLTIELKSAIPEDLRPLIGNRVFGCDDCQIVCPWNRFARPSGESDFKPRHNLDNAELAELFMWDEEKFLSSTEGSPLRRAGYERWLRNLAVGLGNAPSTIPVLEALKARRDYPSELVREHVEWALKQHGLA; from the coding sequence ATGCCCGCTATTACCACAGACATGCCCGCCCTCGCCCAATCGATCAAGGACTGGGGCCGCGAGCTGGGCTTTCAGCAAGTCGGCATCAGCGGCCTCGACCTGGCCGAGCATGAGCAGCACCTGGAGCGCTGGCTCGAAGCTGGCTACCACGGCGAAATGGAGTATATGGGCGCCCACGGCAGCAAACGTTCACACCCGGAAGAGCTGGTGCCGGGCACGCTTCGCGTCGTTTCCCTGCGCATGGACTACCTGCCGGGCGACACCGAAATGGCCAAACGCCTGGCCGAACCGGAAAAAGCCTACGTCTCGCGTTATGCCTTGGGCCGCGATTACCACAAACTGATCCGTAAACGCGTGCAACAACTGGCGGAAAAAATTCAGGCGGTGATCGGTCCGTTCGGCTACCGCGCCTTTGTCGACAGCGCCCCGGTGCTGGAAAAAGCCATCGCCGAACAGGCTGGCCTTGGCTGGATCGGCAAAAACACCTTGGTCTTGAATCGCAAGGCTGGCAGCTACTTCTTCCTCAGCGAACTGTTCGTCGACCTGCCGCTGCCGGTCGACCCGCCCCACGTCACCGAACACTGCGGTCGCTGCACCGCCTGTCTGGATATCTGCCCAACCAACGCCTTCGTTGGTCCGTATGTACTGGACGCCCGGCGCTGCATTTCGTACCTGACCATCGAACTGAAAAGTGCGATCCCCGAAGATTTGCGGCCATTGATCGGTAACCGGGTGTTCGGTTGCGATGACTGCCAAATCGTCTGCCCATGGAACCGCTTCGCCCGGCCTTCCGGCGAAAGCGATTTCAAACCAAGGCACAATCTGGACAACGCCGAACTGGCCGAACTGTTCATGTGGGACGAGGAAAAATTTCTCAGCAGTACCGAGGGCTCACCACTCAGACGCGCGGGTTACGAGCGTTGGTTGCGCAATCTGGCAGTGGGATTGGGCAACGCGCCTTCAACGATTCCGGTGCTGGAGGCGCTGAAGGCACGGCGGGACTATCCGTCGGAACTGGTACGCGAACACGTCGAATGGGCCTTGAAACAACACGGTCTGGCGTAG
- a CDS encoding NAD(P)H-hydrate dehydratase, which yields MPHTKDELPDALYSAAQVRGLDASLIAAGTPGFELMQRAARATWRALVRHWPAAHELSVVAGHGNNAGDGYLVAVLARRAGWHVRVLAAGDPGRLQGDAASAHAEAVAEGVAIQDWNAHSELRGIVLDALLGTGLTGEVREPCASVIAAINASGLPVAVVDIPSGLCADTGRILGIAVRADLTVTFIGLKLGLFTGDAADVVGDLVFNDLQAAPETFIGATVSARRLTADNVPRLTGRASTSHKGNFGHVLLIGGDRGFGGAILLSAQSALRGGAGMVSVATRNEHVSAALARLPEAMVLGTSSANQLMGLLEKVTVLVVGPGLGPGAWGRSLLSAAANAPLPQVWDADALNLLADGGVSLPAGCVITPHPGEAARLLNISTADVQADRPAAAHALSKKYTAVVILKGAGSLIASPDGRLGLCHQGHPAMASAGLGDVLAGLVGALLAQGMDAYDAACLAVWLHANAGAQQGKFGRGLAASDLIPAIRQLLEEQAPCLK from the coding sequence ATGCCGCACACTAAAGATGAATTACCCGACGCGCTGTATAGCGCCGCGCAAGTCCGAGGGCTCGATGCGAGCCTGATTGCGGCCGGTACACCGGGCTTCGAATTGATGCAGCGTGCGGCGCGGGCGACCTGGCGCGCGCTGGTCCGTCATTGGCCAGCGGCGCACGAATTGAGCGTGGTGGCCGGCCACGGCAATAACGCGGGCGACGGTTACCTGGTGGCCGTGCTGGCCCGACGTGCCGGCTGGCACGTGCGGGTGCTGGCTGCCGGTGATCCCGGGCGTTTGCAGGGCGATGCCGCGTCGGCCCATGCCGAGGCGGTAGCCGAAGGCGTTGCCATTCAAGACTGGAACGCACATTCAGAATTACGCGGCATTGTGCTGGATGCCTTGCTCGGCACCGGCCTGACCGGTGAAGTGCGCGAGCCATGCGCCAGTGTCATCGCCGCGATCAACGCCAGTGGGCTACCGGTGGCGGTGGTGGATATCCCCTCGGGGCTGTGCGCCGATACGGGGCGCATACTCGGCATTGCGGTTCGAGCCGATCTGACGGTGACGTTCATCGGTTTGAAGCTCGGTCTGTTCACCGGTGACGCTGCGGATGTGGTCGGCGATTTGGTCTTCAATGATCTGCAAGCCGCCCCCGAGACGTTTATCGGGGCCACGGTCAGCGCGCGTCGCCTGACGGCCGATAATGTGCCGCGTCTGACCGGTCGCGCTTCCACTTCCCACAAAGGCAACTTTGGCCACGTATTGCTGATCGGCGGCGATCGCGGTTTCGGCGGCGCCATTTTGCTCAGTGCACAAAGCGCCCTGCGCGGCGGTGCCGGCATGGTGTCCGTGGCCACTCGCAACGAGCATGTTTCGGCTGCCTTGGCGCGATTGCCGGAAGCAATGGTGCTCGGCACTTCGTCGGCCAATCAATTAATGGGCTTGCTTGAGAAGGTCACGGTGCTGGTCGTCGGCCCAGGGCTGGGGCCGGGCGCCTGGGGACGCAGTCTGTTGTCGGCCGCGGCCAATGCGCCGCTGCCACAAGTCTGGGATGCCGATGCGTTGAACCTGTTAGCCGACGGTGGCGTGAGCCTGCCTGCAGGTTGTGTTATCACGCCGCACCCGGGCGAAGCCGCGCGATTGCTGAATATATCGACGGCCGATGTTCAGGCCGATCGTCCGGCCGCTGCCCATGCATTGAGCAAAAAATATACAGCGGTGGTGATTCTCAAGGGCGCCGGCAGTTTGATCGCCAGCCCCGACGGGCGTCTGGGGTTGTGTCATCAGGGCCATCCGGCCATGGCATCTGCCGGTTTGGGCGATGTGCTGGCCGGTCTGGTCGGCGCCTTGCTCGCTCAAGGCATGGACGCGTACGACGCGGCATGCCTGGCGGTCTGGCTGCACGCCAATGCCGGTGCGCAACAAGGTAAATTCGGCCGCGGGCTGGCGGCCAGTGATCTGATTCCAGCCATTCGTCAGTTGTTGGAGGAGCAAGCACCGTGTCTGAAGTAA
- the tsaE gene encoding tRNA (adenosine(37)-N6)-threonylcarbamoyltransferase complex ATPase subunit type 1 TsaE, producing MSEVTLYLADEEAMTAFGARIAQTTEGHGLIFLEGDLGAGKTTLSRGIIRGLGHTGAVKSPTFTLVEPYEIGDIRAFHFDLYRLVDPEELEYLGIRDYFEDDALCLIEWPRNGAGFLPKPDLTITISPQDSGRSLKILPQGSRGESWCASLALESN from the coding sequence GTGTCTGAAGTAACCCTGTACCTGGCTGATGAAGAGGCGATGACCGCGTTTGGTGCGCGCATCGCACAAACCACTGAAGGGCACGGTCTGATTTTTCTTGAGGGGGATCTGGGCGCGGGGAAAACCACGCTGTCCCGGGGCATCATCCGAGGCCTGGGGCATACCGGCGCGGTAAAAAGTCCGACCTTCACCCTGGTAGAGCCTTACGAGATCGGCGACATCCGTGCCTTCCATTTCGACCTCTATCGACTGGTCGATCCGGAAGAGCTGGAGTACCTCGGCATCCGCGACTATTTCGAAGACGACGCATTGTGCCTGATCGAATGGCCCCGCAATGGTGCAGGCTTTTTGCCAAAGCCCGACCTGACCATTACCATTAGCCCGCAAGACAGCGGGCGTTCGCTGAAAATTTTGCCCCAGGGCTCGCGTGGCGAGTCGTGGTGTGCCTCTTTGGCATTGGAATCCAATTAA
- a CDS encoding N-acetylmuramoyl-L-alanine amidase yields MMGLGMRFRALVAAVGLLFLAVTVDAVAETKVNSVRLWRAPDNTRLVFDLTGAVQHSVFTLTAPDRLVIDINGATLGAPLNVNTSNTPITAMRSAQRTPTDLRVVIDLKKAVTPKSFSLAPNAQYGNRLVVDLFDNPADAAPPPAPTPSVATVPAVPVTPVEPAIKLPPAPAGKRDIIVVIDAGHGGEDPGASGSRGQREKDVVLAIARELQRQVNGMKGFRAELTRTGDYFIPLRGRTEIARKKGADLFVSIHADAAPSAAAFGASVFALSDRGATSETARWLADSENRSDLIGGAGNVSLDDKDRMLAGVLLDLSMTASLTSSLNVGQKVLSNIGRVTPLHKQRVEQAGFMVLKSPDIPSILVETGFISNANEASKLAAANHQQALARSISSGVRQFFQQNPPPGTYIAWLRDSGKIAQGPRDHRVSPGETLAMIAVRYQVSPATLRGANNLSSDELKIGQHLTIPGTELAAKE; encoded by the coding sequence ATGATGGGGTTAGGTATGCGCTTTCGCGCGTTGGTTGCTGCCGTAGGATTGTTGTTTTTGGCGGTGACCGTCGACGCTGTGGCCGAGACGAAGGTCAACAGTGTTCGCCTGTGGCGGGCGCCGGATAACACGCGACTGGTGTTTGACCTGACAGGGGCTGTCCAGCACAGCGTCTTTACCCTGACCGCCCCGGATCGGCTGGTGATCGACATTAATGGCGCGACCCTCGGTGCACCGCTGAACGTCAACACCTCGAACACCCCGATTACCGCCATGCGCTCGGCTCAGCGCACGCCGACCGACCTGCGGGTGGTTATCGACCTGAAAAAGGCCGTGACGCCGAAAAGCTTCTCCCTGGCCCCCAACGCCCAGTACGGCAACCGCCTGGTGGTCGATCTGTTCGATAACCCGGCTGACGCCGCGCCTCCTCCGGCGCCGACGCCTTCGGTCGCAACGGTTCCCGCGGTGCCAGTCACGCCTGTCGAACCGGCGATCAAGCTGCCACCCGCTCCGGCCGGCAAGCGCGACATCATCGTGGTAATCGATGCCGGCCACGGTGGCGAAGACCCGGGCGCCTCGGGCTCTCGCGGGCAGCGTGAGAAAGACGTGGTGCTGGCCATCGCCCGTGAACTACAGCGTCAGGTCAATGGTATGAAAGGCTTCCGCGCCGAACTGACGCGTACCGGCGACTACTTCATTCCATTGCGCGGCCGTACCGAAATCGCCCGCAAGAAGGGCGCCGATCTATTCGTTTCGATCCACGCTGACGCTGCACCTTCAGCCGCCGCGTTCGGGGCGTCGGTGTTCGCCCTGTCCGACCGCGGCGCTACGTCGGAGACCGCCCGTTGGCTGGCCGACAGCGAAAACCGTTCCGACTTGATCGGCGGTGCCGGCAACGTCAGCCTCGATGACAAGGACCGCATGCTGGCCGGCGTGTTGCTCGATTTGTCGATGACCGCTTCCCTGACATCCAGTCTGAACGTTGGCCAGAAAGTCTTGAGCAACATCGGTCGCGTCACGCCGCTGCACAAACAGCGCGTGGAGCAAGCCGGGTTCATGGTGCTGAAGTCGCCGGATATCCCGTCGATCCTGGTGGAAACCGGTTTTATCTCCAACGCCAACGAGGCTTCCAAGCTTGCCGCAGCGAACCACCAGCAGGCACTGGCGCGTTCTATCAGCAGCGGCGTGCGGCAATTCTTCCAGCAGAATCCACCGCCGGGTACTTACATTGCCTGGTTGCGCGACTCCGGCAAGATAGCCCAAGGCCCGCGTGATCATCGTGTGAGCCCCGGCGAAACCCTGGCAATGATCGCTGTGCGCTATCAGGTGTCTCCGGCCACCTTGCGCGGCGCCAACAACCTGTCGAGCGATGAACTCAAGATCGGTCAGCACTTGACCATTCCAGGCACCGAACTGGCGGCCAAAGAATGA
- the mutL gene encoding DNA mismatch repair endonuclease MutL, whose amino-acid sequence MNQSVISSARIELLSPRLANQIAAGEVVERPASVIKELLENSLDSGAKRIDVDVEQGGVKLLRVRDDGSGISADDLPLALARHATSKIRNLEDLEQVMSLGFRGEALASISSVARLTLTSRTRDADQAWQVETEGRDMAPRVQPAAHPVGTSVEVRDLFFNTPARRKFLKTEKTEFDHLQEVIKRLALARFDVAFHLRHNGKTILSLHEAHDDAARARRVAAICGAGFLEQALPIEIERNGLHLWGWVGLPTFNRSQADLQYFFVNGRAVRDKLVAHAVRQAYRDVLFNGRHPTFVLFFEVDPAGVDVNVHPTKHEVRFRDGRMVHDFLYGTLHRALGDVRPEDHLAAPVATAMVRPTGLDAGEFGPQGEMRLAANALLEQPQAQPSFNTPAGSGAGAGYQYQYTPRPQSGVPVAEAQAAYREFFAPLPEANAVSLPAGQDDIPPLGYALAQLKGIYILSENAQGLVLVDMHAAHERIMYERLKIAMASEGLSGQPLLVPESLAVSQREADCAEEHVAWFQRLGFELQRLGPESLAIRQIPALLKQAEANRLVSDVLADLMEYGTSDRIQAHLNELLGTMACHGAIRANRRLALPEMNGLLRDMENTERSGQCNHGRPTWTQLGLDDLDKLFLRGR is encoded by the coding sequence ATGAATCAGAGCGTGATCAGCAGCGCTCGCATCGAGCTGCTCAGCCCACGACTGGCGAACCAGATTGCCGCCGGTGAAGTGGTTGAGCGCCCGGCCTCGGTCATCAAGGAGTTGCTGGAGAACAGCCTCGACTCCGGTGCCAAACGCATTGATGTCGATGTGGAACAGGGCGGCGTCAAGCTGCTGCGGGTACGCGACGATGGCAGCGGCATTTCCGCCGATGACCTGCCTTTGGCCCTGGCCCGTCACGCCACCAGCAAGATTCGTAATCTGGAAGACCTTGAACAGGTGATGAGCCTGGGGTTTCGCGGTGAGGCACTGGCGTCCATCAGCTCCGTGGCGCGTCTGACCCTGACGTCCCGCACTCGCGATGCCGATCAGGCGTGGCAGGTGGAAACCGAAGGCCGGGACATGGCGCCGCGCGTGCAACCGGCGGCCCATCCGGTGGGGACTTCGGTGGAAGTGCGCGATTTGTTCTTCAACACCCCGGCGCGCCGTAAATTTCTCAAGACCGAAAAAACCGAGTTCGATCACCTGCAAGAAGTAATCAAGCGTCTGGCGCTGGCGCGGTTCGATGTGGCGTTCCATCTGCGCCACAACGGCAAAACCATCCTCAGCCTGCACGAAGCCCACGATGACGCGGCCCGCGCCCGGCGTGTGGCGGCGATCTGCGGGGCGGGTTTTCTGGAGCAGGCGTTGCCGATCGAAATCGAGCGCAACGGCCTGCACTTGTGGGGCTGGGTCGGGTTGCCGACCTTCAACCGCAGCCAGGCAGACTTGCAATATTTCTTTGTGAATGGCCGTGCCGTGCGCGACAAACTGGTGGCCCACGCGGTGCGTCAGGCTTATCGCGACGTGCTGTTCAACGGTCGGCACCCGACGTTCGTGCTGTTTTTCGAAGTCGATCCGGCGGGCGTCGACGTCAACGTGCACCCGACCAAGCACGAAGTACGCTTCCGTGACGGGCGCATGGTTCACGATTTCCTCTATGGCACTTTGCACCGCGCCCTCGGCGATGTGCGGCCGGAAGATCATCTGGCCGCGCCTGTCGCGACGGCCATGGTCAGGCCCACCGGGCTCGACGCCGGTGAGTTCGGTCCGCAGGGCGAAATGCGTCTGGCGGCCAATGCGCTGCTGGAACAGCCTCAGGCACAACCGTCGTTCAACACGCCGGCGGGCTCCGGCGCTGGTGCCGGTTATCAGTATCAATACACGCCGCGGCCTCAGTCTGGCGTGCCCGTCGCTGAAGCTCAGGCGGCCTATCGCGAGTTCTTCGCGCCGTTGCCTGAGGCCAACGCGGTCTCGCTGCCGGCCGGGCAAGACGATATTCCGCCGCTGGGTTACGCGTTGGCGCAGCTCAAGGGCATCTATATTCTTTCGGAAAACGCCCAGGGCCTGGTGCTGGTAGACATGCATGCCGCCCATGAGCGGATCATGTACGAACGCCTGAAAATCGCCATGGCCAGTGAAGGCCTGAGCGGTCAACCGCTGTTGGTGCCAGAGTCCTTGGCGGTCAGTCAGCGCGAAGCCGATTGCGCTGAAGAGCATGTCGCCTGGTTCCAGCGATTGGGCTTTGAATTACAGCGCCTTGGCCCGGAATCTCTGGCGATCCGGCAAATCCCCGCGTTGCTGAAACAGGCTGAAGCCAATCGACTGGTCAGCGACGTTCTGGCGGATTTGATGGAATACGGCACCAGCGACCGGATTCAGGCACACCTGAACGAACTGCTCGGTACTATGGCCTGCCACGGCGCGATTCGCGCGAATCGGCGTCTGGCCCTGCCGGAAATGAACGGTCTGCTGCGGGACATGGAAAACACCGAACGCAGCGGTCAATGCAACCATGGCCGACCGACCTGGACCCAATTGGGCCTGGACGATCTGGACAAACTGTTTTTGCGCGGTCGTTGA